A window of Esox lucius isolate fEsoLuc1 chromosome 18, fEsoLuc1.pri, whole genome shotgun sequence contains these coding sequences:
- the LOC105030433 gene encoding E3 ubiquitin/ISG15 ligase TRIM25-like, whose protein sequence is MTETMESLRCPICLEHLKEPVTTACGHSYCMDCIEGCWDQDEAKGVYRCPQCRQTFIPRPVLMKNIMLADLVENLKTGLQVSPSALHYAGPGDVACDVCTGRRFKAVKTCLGCLASYCDTHLQPHYQSEELKKHKLVDTSTQIQKQLGVKHEKSHYQQRIQERERKLIELKQTMTFIKHIVQTAVEDSEKIFAEMICSMARRRSEVKEMIRAQEKAELSRVEEHLGQLEQEIAELRRDDELEQLSHTEDHMSLLQTAQSLGDLVDPKAPCRSLVSFSLGFDDLKREVTELIKKMDHICQEELEKMSCSAKKQHSGKWWGFGLVMTLNMLTGDQGFGFRLVGGRETSEKILITDIVRHSAAHRDGRLKRGDELVAVDNVPVNQKTHEDVVALIGKAGQNGQVTLMVRRVQMDIKRVSCRPHRGVPANCPMQN, encoded by the exons atgacagaaacaatGGAGTCTCTTCGCTGTCCCATCTGTCTGGAACATCTGAAGGAGCCAGTCACCACTGCCTGTGGACATAGTTACTGTATGGACTGTATTGAGGGCTGCTGGGACCAAGATGAGGCTAAAGGTGTCTACAGATGCCCCCAGTGTAGACAGACCTTCATCCCAAGACCTGTTCTGATGAAGAACATCATGCTGGCCGATCTAGTGGAGAACCTGAAGACAGGACTACAAGTGTCTCCTTCTGCTCTCCATTATGCCGGACCTGGAGATGTAGCATGTGATGTCTGCACTGGGAGAAGGTTTAAAGCTGTCAAGACCTGTCTGGGGTGTCTGGCCTCTTACTGTGACACCCATCTTCAGCCTCACTACCAATCTGAGGAACTAAAGAAGCACAAGTTGGTCGACACCTCAACCCAAATACAG AAACAGCTGGGTGTGAAACACGAGAAGTCCCACTACCAGCAGAGGAtccaggagagagaaaggaagctGATTGAGTTGAAACAGACTATGACCTTCATTAAA CACATAGTACAGACAGCTGTGGAAGACAGTGAGAAGATCTTTGCTGAGATGATCTGCTCCATGGCGAGAAGACGCTCTGAGGTGAAGGAGATGATCAGAGCCCAGGAGAAGGCTGAATTGAGTCGGGTTGAAGAACACCTGGGGCAACTGGAGCAGGAGATAGCAGAGTTAAGGAGAGACGATGAGTTGGAGCAGCTTTCACATACCGAAGACCACATGTCCCTCCTCCAG ACTGCCCAGTCTCTTGGTGACCTGGTTGATCCCAAAGCACCATGCCGTTCCCTCGTTAGCTTTTCTCTGGGGTTTGATGATCTGAAGAGGGAAGTCACTGAGCTCATTAAAAAAATGGATCACATCTGTCAAGAAGAGTTGGAGAAGATGTCCtgttcag CAAAGAAGCAGCATTCTGGGAAGTGGTGGGGCTTCGGTCTGGTGATGACCCTGAACATGCTGACGGGGGACCAGGGATTTGGGTTCAGACTTGTTGGAGGACGTGAGACTTCAGAGAAG ATTCTAATTACGGATATAGTGAGACACTCGGCAGCTCACCGCGACGGCCGTTTGAAGAGGGGCGATGAGCTGGTGGCCGTGGACAACGTGCCCGTGAACCAGAAAACACATGAAGACGTTGTGGCCCTGATTGGAAAGGCTGGACAGAATGGTCAGGTGACCCTGATGGTCAGGAGAGTCCAGATGGATATTAAAAGAGTGTCTTGTAGACCTCACAGAGGAGTTCCTGCAAACTGTCCAATGCAGAACTAG